The Nocardia sp. NBC_01329 sequence CACCACGGCGCCGCTGTCCAGGGGAGCGGACGGCATCCTGCGCTACGGAAATCTCAGTCCCGCCCTCACCGAACTGCTCGATCTGCAGGTCCACGCGTTTTCCAACCGGGAGGCGGTGGTGGAGGTCGGCGGTGGCCGGCTCACCTACCGGGAGCTGTGGCATTCGGCGTCGCGGGTGGCCGGGGGGCTACAGGAACACGGGATCGGCTACGGCGACCGGGTCGCCGTGCACATGCCGCCCGGTGTGCGCTGGGTCCAGGCATTCCTCGGGGCGCTGCTCAGCGGCGCGGTACCGGTCCTGGTCCATCACAGGCTCCCGGATGAGCTGGCCGATCGGGTAATCGCCGACAGCGACGCCGATTTCGTCCTGGGCGCGCCGGACCGCGGATGCGGGGCCACCCGCGGCGATGCCCGCTGGGTGGCCGGTCTGCCCGATGCCGCCGCGTTCATCGACGACGGCGCGGCGCTCAACGATCTGGCACTGCTCTGCTACACCAGCGGTGCCGGGGCGAGCGGGATCCCCACCGGAGTCGAACTCACCAACGAGAATCTGCTCTCCGCGATCCGGTCCATGGTGGGCGCCCTCGATCTGCCGACCGACGGTATGCGGAATCTGGTGTTGCAGCCGCTTGCCTATGCCAGCGGCTGCGTCGACCAGTTGCTGCCGACGTTCGCCGTCGGCGGCACCGTTGTCCTGGCGCAGGAGGCGGCGGGGGTCGTGGAGGCGATCGCTCGCGAAGGTGTGGACACACTCGCGGCCAGTGCCCGTATCCTCGGCGGTCTGCTGCCCGAACTGGCCGCGGGCCGGAACGACGGGTTGCGTACCGATCGGGTGATCCGGATCAGCACGGCCGGCCACCGGGCCGATCCGGCCGACGCCGGCGATCCGGGTCCGGTCCTCGCGCGCGATCTCGGCGAGGTCTTTCCGTCCGCTCGGCAGTGGTCGGTGTGGGGTGCCACCGAGACCAGCGGTATCGGACTCGCGCTGGGCCCGACGGCCGGCCCGGCCGCGGACACCGATGGTGCCGTACTCGGCTTTCCGTTCGGCGGTACCGAGCTCGCGCTGTGCGGGCCGCGGGCCGCGGCGGGGCACGGTGAGCTGCTGTGTCGTGGCCCCAACGTGACCAGGCGCTACTGGAACGATCCGCAGCGCACGGCCGATCGCTTCACCGGTAGCTGGTTCCACACCGGCGACCGTGTGAGCATCGGCACGGACGGTCTGGTCCGGCGCAGCGCCTGAGGGTCAGGCGACCAGGCGTTCCCGCAGGCGTTCGCGCAGGTCGGGGGTGAACCCTACCGCGGTCAGGTAGCTCTCGAAGTCGCCGTGCAGGTCGAGACCGGCCCGCAGGCCGGCCCGCAGGTATTCCTCGCGCACTTCGAGGACGGCTTGGGGCAGGTCGGCGCCCAGCTCGTCTCTCAGCGCCGTGCGCAGTTCGGCCACGGCCTTGTTGCTCAGCATGTAGTCGCCGAGGATGTCGGTCTCGTCGACCCCGACCGCCCGCAGCAGGGTGGCGATGGTCCAGCCGGTGCGGTCCTTGCCGGCGGCGCAGTGCACGAGGACCGCGCCGCGGTCGGCCACGATCGCCTCGGCCAGCGCGGTGATGGCGGCGTGGGCTTCGGGCCGGGCGGGGAAGTTGCGGTACACGTCCATCATGTAGGCGAGCGCGGCGCCCGGGGAATCCTGGCGACCGGCACCGGCCTCGTGTGGCGGGGCGGTGACCGTACCGTCGTCGAAGGGCGTGATGCTGAGGCGGACCTCCGGTGGTAGCCGATCGGCACCGGCGCGTTCGATCTCCCGGTGCCCGCGCAGGTCGTGGACGGCGCCGACGCCCAGTTCCCGGAGGGTGGTGTGGCCGGCGTCGTCGAGTCGGCTCAGTTGGGCCGACCGGAGCAGGACTCCGTGCCTTGTCGTCCCGCCGCCGCTGATGCGCAATCCGCCGAGATCTCGAAAGTTGAATGTGCCGCTGATCCGGAGATGCCCGGCGAGGGGAGAGCTTGTCACCGCATCAGGCTAACCGGCGTTCGATCGGGCGCGTTGTGTGATGCCGCACAGCCGTCGAAGATCGGCCGTGGGTGGTCGTAGACTTGCCGATGGTCTCTGCCATGAGGCGCCAGGGCGGTGCGGTTATGTTTCGCGGGGCCGGTCCGGGATGGGCCGGGAGTGCGGCGCACCGAGGTTCTGGGGTATGCGATATCGGCCCGAAGGGGCCGTCAAAACAGTCTTCGGGTATGAGTTTCCCGTTAGAACTGTTCTCAAACCCTGAAAACCTTCTAATATTGAGATGACGGATCGTTTAGGCTGCTACTTCCCGACCGATGCCAACGCGATCCGGCCGGCCACTTCGGTGCCGAGTATTCGGTCCGGTGTGTGCGAGTTGTTTGCCGAGGGAGCTTGCGTTGGGCGTACGTGGAGAAATAGCGGAGGTCCGGATTCGGTCGGCCGTGCGTGAAGCGGTCGATCATGCAGACGCGGTACTGGAATTCGCCGGATTACGCGCGTTGCGAGTGTTGCTGCACGCCGGGGTGAGTGCTTACTGGCCGCTGGTCAAGTCGACGCCGGTGCAGCAGATCCACGCTTATTCGAAGACCGTGCAGTCCCTGTGCAGGCACTGGGATTCCGGTTCGGACTACGCGCCCGATCCGGTGATCTCCGAACGGCAGCGCGCCCAGCAGCGCGATGTGATCGAGTGGCTGGAGTTGTGCGCCGCCAGGTCCGGAACCCGCTGGATAGAGCCGGTCGAATCGGTGGCGTCCTACGTGATGATGGTGGTCCAGGGCTCGGTGCTGCGGTGGCTCGCCGACTGCGACGACGAGGTGATCCTGGTGGCCTTCGACGATCTGGTGTCCAATCTGGTCACCCGGGCGATCGAAGCCTGACACCCGCTCGGCAGAGCTGGACGTTTGACCAGTCCAGTGGTTGAGTGGTCGGGGTGAGCGCGACCTCGCCGATTGCCCCCCTGCACGCGGCTACCGCCGATCTCGATCCGCCACTGGCCGCCGTGGACATGGCGGTCCTGCGTGCCAATGCCGCGGACCTGGTTCGCCGGGCAGCCGGGCGGCCCATTCGGGTGGCCAGTAAATCGGTGCGCTGTCGCGCCGTCCTCGAAGAAGTACTCGGCGCCGGGCTGACTGCCGCGGGCGGGTTCGCCGGTCTCATGTCGTATTCGCTGGCCGAGGCGATCTGGCTCGTCCGCCGGGGCGCCCGGGATGTCCTGCTCGGCTACCCCAGTGCCGATCATGCGGCGCTGGCCGAACTCGGCGCCGCTCCCGAACTGGCCGAGTCGATCACCCTGATGGTCGACGATATCGCGCAACTGGAGTTGATCCGGGCCGCGCTCGGCACTGCCACCGTCCGGCCCCGCGTCTGCCTGGACGTGGACGCATCGCTGCGGATCGGGCCCGTGCATCTCGGCGTGCGCCGGTCGCCGATCCGGACCCCGGAACAGGCCGCCGAGCTGGCCCGGACGGCGCGGTCCCGTGGCTTCCGGGTGGTCGGATTGATGACCTACGAGGCGCAGATCGCCGGGCTTCCGGATACGTCGCTGCCGGTGCGGCTGGTGAAGAAGACATCCGCCCGGGAGATCGGCCGGCGCCGGGCGGCGGTACTGGACGCAGTGCAGTCGGTGACCGGGCCGCTCGAAATCGTCAACAGTGGGGGGACAGGTTCAGTCGAAATGTCGGCCGCGGCCGCCGGAGTCACCGAGATCACCGCGGGATCGGGCCTGTACGTGCCGACGCTTTTCGACAACTATCGGTCGTTTCGGCCAAGGCCCGCACTGTATTTCGCGCTGCCCGTGCTGCGCCGGCCCGCGGCCGGGATCGCCACGGTATTCGCCGGAGGATATATCGCTTCCGGGCCGGCCGGAGCGGCACGAGTTCCGAAACCGGTGTGGCCCAAGGGATTGCGTCTGCTGGGGAACGAAGGGGCCGGTGAGGTGCAGACGCCGCTGTCCGGGGCCGCGGAACTGTCGATCGGCGATCGGGTCTGGTTCCGCCATGCCAAGGCCGGTGAGCTGTGCGAACGGTTCGACCGGCTGTATCTGGTGGACGGTGACGGTTCGCGGGTCGAGGTGCCGACATATCGCGGCGAGGGGAAATGTTTCGGGTGAGTGACGGCCGAATTCGGCACGGGCGTGCCGGATAATTCGGTTCGATTATCAGTGGCCCGGATAATTCCGCCGGCCGGGTACGAACTATCTCGGTAGATTGAAAATCTCGATCATGTCAATCATTTCCCAATCGGATGAACCGGGAGATATTCGCCAATTCTTCCAGTGTTTCCGGAAGGAATTCGGTCAGCAGTGCCGAGCGCACGAACACCGCGCGGCGGCGGGCCCGCCCCACCGAATCGTGTACCAGTGCGGGGGACAGCAGAGTTCCGACGGGCACCGGAGAATCCTCGGGACTCGACGCCGCGAGCGAGACCAGCACCACCGCGGCCTCCCGTCCGCGAAGCAATTCCGGAGTGCCGACCAGCACCTCTTCGAACCGCGCCCGCGCCAGCTGGGTCCGGATCCGGCTCACCTGAGCCCGGTGCGGCGAGACCACGACGATATCGTGCGGCTGTAGTGGGCGGAGCCCGGTGCCGTCGTCCCAGCGCCGCCCCAGAAGATCTCTGATCTGTTGCAGGACCTCGCGGGCTTCGGTATCGGCGGCGGTGCTGTTGCCGTGATGATCCACCAGCACCGTGGCGATACCGGGTTCCACGGAATCGGCGGACCGGGCGGGCGCGGGCGCCGCTCGCAACCGGTCTTCGAAGTAGAGGTGTGAGAGCGTGTCGCTCAGAACCGGATGTAGGCGCCGGGTCAGGCCGAGGAAGTAGCCGTGCGTCGGGGGCAGTGTGGTGTGACCGCCCGCGAACCAGGTGAGTGCCGGTGTACGTACCGGCTCCGGATGCGGTCCGGGGTCGGGGTCGTACCGGGCGACCGGATCGCCGGTGAGCAGCAGATTCCGGGCGCTCACCGATACAGCGGCGGTGGTCGCCAGCGGGAAGGCGTTCGCATCCGCGATCACCAGCAGGTCGAGCGAATCCCGCGGGATACGAACCGGATCGGTGAAATCGGCGGGGGTGCCGCCCACGACGCAGCCGCGGATGGCGTTCGCCAGGAACCGGGGATAGCGCTCGGGTTCGAGCACCAGCCATTCGGGAGCCACGGCCACCGCCTTGCTCTTGGCGACCAGTTCGGGCAGCACACCGGCGCGGACCACCGCGTCGAGCAGGTTCTCGACCGGTGCGGCGGTCGGCGCGACGATACCGATACGCCAGTTGTCCTCGGTGACCAGCGCGGCGAGCACATCGGCCAGGATGGCGGTGCGACCGGTACCGGTCGGTGCCTGCAAGCCGAGGCAGGAACGGTCCAGATCTCGCAGCGCCGCAATGATCGCCGATCGCGGATCGTCTTCGGCCGACGGCAAGCCGGGGCCACCGAGCACCCGGGGTGCGGTGCGGAACCGGGGCGGCCGGCGAGCGAGCAGGTCGAACAGCGCGGTCCCGGGAATCGCGGGCAGCGTCACCAGCAGTTGCCTGCCGATATCCTCGATCGCGTCCACCGCGGCACCCGGCGGGAGCGGAGGTGCGGGAACCAGCGCCACCGGCAGTTCGCTGTGTGGTTCGGCTCCGGGGGCCAAGGTCTCTTCCAGCCGGACGGTATCGGCGAGATCCGCCTCCACCGAACAGCCGAGCACGGTGGCGGTTCCGCAGGTCCGGATGGCGCGGGGAGCACGGACCGCGGGTTCGTAGACGACACGGACCGCGGTACCCGGTGCCGGACTCGGACCGGCGAGTCGGCCGGTCAGCCGCAGGAAGCGGCGCACGGTATCGCCGGGGCCGATATGCCATTTCGTATCCACTGCCGCCGAATCGGCGACCAGCACTCCGGGCTCGGCGGTCCATTCGCCGAGTGGATAGGTCAGCCGGTCGATATGCGCCCACCACGCCAGTTGGTGTTCGCGGCGGTGATAGCCGAGCAGCGCCGCTGTCGACTCCGCGACGCGGTGCGGCTCCGCCGGATCCGCGGTCTCCCGCCGGGCGGCGAATTCGGCCAGCGCGGCTTCGGTGGAAGAAGGCTGGGCCGGCGGTGTTTCGCGCAACAGCCGGTCCAGCGTCTCGATCTGCCCGGTGGGCGCTACGGTCGCCGGTGGGCTCGTATGGCCGCGCAACCGGTCGGCGAGTCGCAGCACGGTGGTGCCGCCCGATCCGCCCGACGGTGCGCCGATCACGGCCGCGATCGCGGGCAGCGTGTAGTTCTGTGCACCGGCGACGAAAGCACCTCGGAAGATCGGGTACAGATCGACCAGCTTCCCCGTCCGCAGTAGCCCATCGACGGTCTCCTCACCGGTGCCGAGATGGGCCGCGGCGTGCAGCAGGAAGGTACGAGCCGCGACGGTGTAGTGGTAGATGTGCAGATCGGGGTCGGTCAGCAGCGGTTCGGTGAGCGCGACGAGGATATCGGTGAAAGCGCGGCGTCCGGCGGCGCGCCGCTCGCGCCGCCGCTCGGGAGCGAGCTGCCCGGAAGGGGATTCGAGCGGGATCTCGCGGGTCAGTCGGACGCCACCGCAGGCCGCGATCTCGATCCGAAGGTGGCCGGACGCTATTTCTTCCACCTGCAGGGCGAGATCGCCGGGGGTGGCGGGCGGCAGCATATCCAGCGCCGCCGAGTCGGTGGCGACATACTCGCCGCGGCCGGAATGTTCTTGGCGCAGTTGAACGACGGCCTGGGCGCGCAGCCGGGCCAGGACCCGCGCGGGTATCTCCGGGGCGGCCACTGCGCGAGTGGTGAGGCTGTCGATGGTGGTGACGCCCGCGGCGCGCAACGCCGCCCGGGTGGGCAGGTCCATTCCGGCGACCAGCAGCAGATCCCGCGCCTCGGCCCGGGCGGCGACACAGGTGGGACACTGCCGGCACGCGCGGAAGCGGGGGTCGCCCCACTGCACCGGAAGCAGTTCGCTGGAATGCTCGTCCAGGATCGCCGTGGTCCGCCGCCGCCGGGCCCGGTACAGCGGCCGGGTGTCGGCGAGTGCGACGGTGTGGGGCCCGGTACCCGAATAGACCGACAGCAGTGGGGCGACCCGGATCGACTGCTCCGCGAGCAACGCCGCGGCGACGGTCATCCGCAGCGCTGTCGCGACCGGTCCCGGTCCACCCACACCGTGCAGCGCTATCCCGTCACCGGTCCGGGTCATCAATTCCGTATGCGCGAAGACTTCTCCGTCGAAGATCAGGGGATCCACCACAGCCGGGGCACCGGCGCCGAGGGCGGCGAGGGTTTCGGTATGCGCGCCGGAAAGGGCCGGGAGCGGGTCGGGATGAGTTCTGGGCCGGGGGATCTCGATCAGTGAACCCGCGTACCGCTGCCGGACGGCGCCGCATACCCGGCCGAACTCTGTCGCACCGGGCACGTCGCTATCGGAAACGGCCGGCCCGCACCCGTCGCCGGCGGGTAGCGGGACGGTGCCCAGTTCGGCATCGAGGGCACGGAGCAGCGCGAATTCGCAGCGCGCGCCGCGCACCAGATCCGTGGCGCCGTACACCACCCGATCACCGACAACGAACACTCACGGCCCTCCTGCGCCCAGTGCCACACCGGCCGATGCTGCGCGCGGACCGGGCGATACACCGGCCGGCGCACACACGGACCGGACCGGCCCACTGTAACCACCGGGTTCGACCCGGTGGAACGGACCGGAAATTCAGGAGCGTGGTTTCCGGCGATCCTGCCGCTTCGGGCCTTCGCGGCGGGGGCCGCGGCCGATCGCCCGATGTCCGGGCGGGCCCGAATCGAGCTGCAGCTGGATCAGGATGCCGCTGATCCGAGTGCGCCGCAGTGCCTCCAGGGTTTCCGGTGGCAGGTGGGCGGGCAGTTCCACCAGGCTGTGGTCGGGCCGGATACTGATATGCCCGAAATCGCTGCGTCGCAGACCACCTTCGTTGGCGATGGCACCGACGATGGCACCGGGCACCACCCGGTGCCGTTTGCCCACGCTGATGCGATAAGTGGCCAGTTCGGCATCGGTGGTGCGCTGCCGGGAGGGCCCGCGGCGGTCGTCGAAGCCGCCTTCTTCGAATTGACGCGGCGCGCGTTCGCGGCGCGGCCGCTCCACCGGTTCCGGCTCGGGTTCGAGGAAGAAGCTCTCGCCGTCCTGCGCGGCCACCGCCAGGGCGGCGGCGATATCGGCCAGCGGGGTGTTGTGCTCCTGCTCGTAGTCCTCGATCAACTTGCGGAACAGCGCGAGATTATCGGAGCTGAGGTTCTCGGTGATGGCATCACCGAATTTCGCGACCCGCTGGGCGTTCACATCGTCGACGCTGGGCAGCTGCATCTCGGTCAGCGGATGCCGGGTCGCGCGTTCGATGGATTTGAGCAGATGTCGTTCCCGGGGGGCGACGAACAGCAGGGCCTCACCACTGCGGCCCGCACGGCCGGTGCGGCCGATCCGGTGCACATAGGACTCGGTGTCGTGCGGAATGTCGTAGTTCACGACATGCGAGATCCGGTCCACGTCCAGGCCGCGGGCCGCGACATCGGTGGCGACCAGGATGTCGAGGGTGCCCGCTTTCAGCTGGCCGATGGTGCGCTCGCGCTGGGCCTGGGCGATATCGCCGTTGATCGCCGCGGCGGAGAACCCGCGGGCACGCAGCTTCTCGGCCAGTTCCTCGGTGGCCTGTTTGGTGCGCACGAAGATGATCATCGCCTCGAAGGACTCCACCTCGAGGATCCGGGTGAGCGCGTCGAGTTTGCGCTGATGCGAGACGAGCACCCACCGCTGGGCGATATTCGTGGCGGTGCTGGTCTTGGCCTTGACCGTGATCTCGACCGGTTCACGCAGGTACTGCTTGGAGATCTTGCGGATCGCCGCGGGCATGGTCGCCGAGAACAGCGCCACCTGCTTATCGGCCGGGGTATCGGCGAGGATGCGCTCGACATCCTCCTGGAACCCCATCTTCAGCATCTCGTCGGCCTCGTCGAGCACCAGATAGCGCAGCTGCGACAGATCCAGCGTGCCCTTCTCCAGGTGATCGATGACGCGGCCGGGCGTACCCACCACGACCTGGGCGCCCCGCCGGAGACCCGACAGCTGTACGCCGTAGCTCTGACCGCCGTAGATCGGCAGTACATGGGTGTCCGGCATATGCGTCGCGTAGCGGCCGAACGCCTCGGCGACCTGGATCGCCAGTTCACGGGTCGGTGCGAGCACCAGTGCGGCCGGCTGTTTACCGGTGGGCCGGTCCTGCAGCAGCCCCATCAGAACCGGGATGGCGAAGGCCGCCGTCTTACCGGTACCGGTCTGCGCCAGACCCACCACATCCGCGCCTGCCAGCAGCGGAGGGATGGTCGCGGCCTGGATAGGGGAGGGCGATTCGTAGCCGACATCGGCGATGGCCGAAAGGATGCGGTCATCGATACCGAGATCTGCGAAGGTCGGTCCGGCGGTTTCGGGTTCGGTCTCGCCTTGGTTGTCGCCGACGCTGTCGTCGCCCTCATTGGTGCTCATTGACCAGGAGTTTACTGGTACGGCCTGGTTGTCCGGCCCACCGGGCCATACGGTGTCAGCATGAACGCCGACCCCACCGACCTTTCCGACCCGCACGACGGCGCGACGGTTCTCGCGGTCGCGCAGTTCGCACCGCATACCGATATCGATGCCAATCTCGTCGCGCTCGCCGCACAGGTGCGCGCCGCGGCAGAGCAGGGCGCGCGGATCGTGGTGGCTCCCGAGTACTCGATGTTCGCCCTCGGCCGGCTCGACGAGCGCGCCCTGGCGGTCGCGCAACCGCTCGACGGCCCGTTCGTCACGGCACTGTCCGAACTGGCCGCCGAGACCGGGGTTTACCTGGTGGCCGGGGTCGTGGAGACGGCCGCCCCCGGCGACGAACGGATCCACAACACCCTGGTGGCGCTCGGCCCCGACGGGTCGCTGCGGGCCCGCTACCGCAAGGTGCACCTCTACGACGCGTTCGGGCAGCGCGAATCGGAGGTCGTCGCCCCCGGGCCGTTGGACGATCTGGCGCTGTTCACCGCCGACGGCCTCACCTTCGGTCTGCAGACCTGTTTCGATCTACGGTTCCCGGAGGGTTTCCGCCGGTTGGCCGCGGCCGGCGCGCAGGTACTGTTGCTGCCCGCGCAGTGGATCCCCGGACCGGGCAAGGTCGATCAGTGGACCACGTTGCTCCGGGCCCGGGCCATCGAGAACACCGTCTACCTCGCTGCGGCCGACCAATGCGGTCCACGCGGTGCCGGGGCCTCCATGATCGTCGACCCCACGGGCCGGGTCCTGAGCGAACTCGCGGACGCCCCCGGTATCGCCCGCGCGGATCTGGACATCGGCCTGGTGAGCCGGGTCCGCCGCACGAATCCGAGCCTCGCCCTGCGCAGGTTCGCCGTCGAGGTGCCGGAGGCGAGTAGCGTCGACAGGTAATGCTCTACGCCGACCGTGAGACCGCCGGGCGCGCGCTGGGAAGCGAACTGACGCACCTGCGTGCGGAGCATCCGCTGGTGCTCGGACTGCCCCGCGGTGGGGTCCCGGTGGCGGCGGCGGTCCGCGAGATCATCGGCGGTGATCTGGACATACTGCTGGTCCGCAAACTGGGGGTGCCCTGGCAACCGGAACTCGCGGCGGGGGCGATCGGCGAGGAGGGTGTCCGGGTTCTGAACGCCGATGTACTGCGGCAGACCGGCCTGGACCGTGCACGGCTGGACGCGATCGAGGCAGACGAGCGTGCCGAAATGGACCGGCGCCGCACGCTGTGGCGTGGTGACCGGCCGCCGCTACCGCTGCGGGGCCGGACCGTGGTGATCGTCGACGACGGGGTGGCTACCGGCGCGACGGTCGTGGTGGCCTGCCGGGTCGCCCGCGCGCAGCAGCCCCGGCGGATCGTGGTCGCGGTGCCGGTCTCGGCGCCCGAGGCACTCGACCGGATCGGCGCCGAAGCCGACGAGGTGGTGTGCCCCCTGGCGCCCGAGACGCTGGCCGGGGTCGGCGGGGCCTACCGCGACTTCCACCAGCTCGCCGATACCGAGGTGACCGATCTGCTCCGGCCGGACGCCCGGTGAGCCGTACCGGGCGTCCAGGGCCGGAGCGAATGCGCAGGTACGCAGAGCGCGCATGGCCGGAGCGAATGCGGAGGTACGCAGAGCGCGCACGGCCGGAGCGAATGCGCAGGTACGCTCAGAGCTCCGGCTGGGCGTAGTCCGCGACCTGCGCGGTCAGTACCCGCAGATGCTCCAGCGAGCTACCGAGGGTGCGCTCGATGGCGGTGAGCCGGGCGACGTAATGGCTCACCGGGTATTCGGATGTGACGCCGATACCGCCGTGCATCTGGATCGCTTCCTGGCCGATATGCCGCGCCGACCGGCTGACCTGCAGGCGCGCTCGGGACGCGATCACCGGATCACCGGCATCGACCAGCGATGCGGTGAGGTAGTAGCTCATACTCCGGGCCAGTTCGAGCGAGACGTACATGTTCGCGGCCCGCTGGGTGAGGGTCTGGAACTTCGACAGCGTGACACCGAACTGTTTGCGGGTCTTCAGATAGTCGGTGGTCAGGCGTAGCGACTCTTCCATCGCCCCGATGGATTCCGCGCACAGTGCGGCGTGGGCTCGGGTGAGTACCTCGTTCACGGCGTTCGTGGCGTCGCCGCCGGTGCCGAGCAGTTCGGCCGGTGCGCCGTCCAGAACCACCTGGGCACCGCGCAGGCCGTCGACCGTCGCGTATGCGGTGCGATCGACCCCGGTGGCGTCGGCGGCGACCAGGAACAGGCCCAGGTCGCCGTCGGGCAGGGTCGCGCTGACCACCAGATCGTCGGCGCAGTCACCGTGCGGTACCGGATTCTTGGTTCCGGTGAGGGTGTAAGCCTCGCCCTGGGCGGTGGCCGCGGTGGCGACGGCGTGATCGGGCCAGCGGGAGCCGGGCTCGCCGTGTGCGAAGGCCAGCAGTTTCGTCCCCGCGGCGACCTCGGGCAGGATGCGCTGGCGCTGGTCGGGGGTACCGACCGCGCTGATCAGGCCGCCCGGGACCAGGACCGCGTCGAGCAGCGGTTCCGGCGCCAGCCGGCGGCCGATCTCCTCGAGTACCAGCATGGTCTCCACCGGGCCGGCCTCCATTCCGCCGTCTTTCTCGGCGAAGCTCAGCCCGAGCACGCCGAGTTCGGCGAGCTGACCCCAGACCTTGCGGCTCCAGCCGAGATCGGTGCCGATGGCCGCGAGCCGGGATTCGGGGTTGTAGTGGCGGTTGAGCAGGTCACGCACCGTGTCACGGAGTAGGGCCTGTTCATCGGTGAGATCGAAATCCATTACCTGACCTCACAATCCGAGGATCGAGGAGGCGATGATGGTGCGCTGCACCTCGCTGGAACCTCCGTAGATGGTTGTCTTGCGGTAGTTGAGATAGCTCGGGCCGGTGCGCTGCGCCCATTCCGGCGAAGCGATGTCCCCGGCGTGTACCGGCAGGGCGTCGGGGCCGGCGATATCCAGCAGCAATTCGGTGGCGGCCTGCTGTAGTTCCGAGCCGCGCATCTTCAGCACCGACGAGGCGGGGTTCGGCTTGCCTTCGGTGGAGTTCGACACCACGCGCAACTGGGTGAGTTCGAGCGCGAGCAGTTCGTTTTCCAGTTCCGCGATCCGCGCCGCGAAGAGCGGGTCTTCCAGCAGTGTGCCGGAACCGGACCTGGTGGCGGCCGCGTACTCCTTGGCCACCCCGATCCGCACCTTGGTGCGACCGACCCCGGTGATGCCGGTGCGCTCGTTGCCGAGCAGGAACTTGGCGTAGGTCCAGCCCATGTTCTCCTCACCGACCAGTTGATCGGCCGCAACCCGGACGTTTTCGAAGAAGACCTCGTTGACTTCGTAACCGCCGTCGATCAGTTTGATCGGCCGGATGGTGACACCGGGTGATTTCACGTCGAAGAGCAGGAACGAGATACCGGCCTGTTTCTTCGGGGCGGTCGGGTCGGTGCGGACCAGGCAGAAGATCCAGTCCGCCCACTGGGCGAGGGTGGTCCAGATCTTCTGGCCGTTGACGATGTAGGAATCACCGTCGCGCACGGCGGTGGTGCGCAGCGAAGCCAGGTCCGAGCCCGCGTCGGGTTCGGAGAAGCCCTGGCACCACCAGATGTCCAGGTCGGCGGTGGGCGGCAGGAAACGCTTCTTCAGTTCCTCGGAGCCGAACTGTGCGATGACCGGGCCGACCATGGTGGCGTTGAAGGTCAGCGGGTCCGGCACGCTGGCCAGCTGCATCTCGTCCTGCCATAGATGCCGCTGCATCGGGGTCCAGTCCTTGCCGCCCCACTCCACCGGCCAGTTCGGTACGGCCAGGCCGTGCT is a genomic window containing:
- a CDS encoding class I adenylate-forming enzyme family protein produces the protein MQAGTTTTIGPATGPSAPGERTCGPPGGRPDLVEFHIVDADTTAPLSRGADGILRYGNLSPALTELLDLQVHAFSNREAVVEVGGGRLTYRELWHSASRVAGGLQEHGIGYGDRVAVHMPPGVRWVQAFLGALLSGAVPVLVHHRLPDELADRVIADSDADFVLGAPDRGCGATRGDARWVAGLPDAAAFIDDGAALNDLALLCYTSGAGASGIPTGVELTNENLLSAIRSMVGALDLPTDGMRNLVLQPLAYASGCVDQLLPTFAVGGTVVLAQEAAGVVEAIAREGVDTLAASARILGGLLPELAAGRNDGLRTDRVIRISTAGHRADPADAGDPGPVLARDLGEVFPSARQWSVWGATETSGIGLALGPTAGPAADTDGAVLGFPFGGTELALCGPRAAAGHGELLCRGPNVTRRYWNDPQRTADRFTGSWFHTGDRVSIGTDGLVRRSA
- a CDS encoding tyrosine-protein phosphatase → MTSSPLAGHLRISGTFNFRDLGGLRISGGGTTRHGVLLRSAQLSRLDDAGHTTLRELGVGAVHDLRGHREIERAGADRLPPEVRLSITPFDDGTVTAPPHEAGAGRQDSPGAALAYMMDVYRNFPARPEAHAAITALAEAIVADRGAVLVHCAAGKDRTGWTIATLLRAVGVDETDILGDYMLSNKAVAELRTALRDELGADLPQAVLEVREEYLRAGLRAGLDLHGDFESYLTAVGFTPDLRERLRERLVA
- a CDS encoding TetR family transcriptional regulator; this encodes MREAVDHADAVLEFAGLRALRVLLHAGVSAYWPLVKSTPVQQIHAYSKTVQSLCRHWDSGSDYAPDPVISERQRAQQRDVIEWLELCAARSGTRWIEPVESVASYVMMVVQGSVLRWLADCDDEVILVAFDDLVSNLVTRAIEA
- a CDS encoding amino acid deaminase/aldolase — translated: MVGVSATSPIAPLHAATADLDPPLAAVDMAVLRANAADLVRRAAGRPIRVASKSVRCRAVLEEVLGAGLTAAGGFAGLMSYSLAEAIWLVRRGARDVLLGYPSADHAALAELGAAPELAESITLMVDDIAQLELIRAALGTATVRPRVCLDVDASLRIGPVHLGVRRSPIRTPEQAAELARTARSRGFRVVGLMTYEAQIAGLPDTSLPVRLVKKTSAREIGRRRAAVLDAVQSVTGPLEIVNSGGTGSVEMSAAAAGVTEITAGSGLYVPTLFDNYRSFRPRPALYFALPVLRRPAAGIATVFAGGYIASGPAGAARVPKPVWPKGLRLLGNEGAGEVQTPLSGAAELSIGDRVWFRHAKAGELCERFDRLYLVDGDGSRVEVPTYRGEGKCFG
- a CDS encoding AAA domain-containing protein, with amino-acid sequence MFVVGDRVVYGATDLVRGARCEFALLRALDAELGTVPLPAGDGCGPAVSDSDVPGATEFGRVCGAVRQRYAGSLIEIPRPRTHPDPLPALSGAHTETLAALGAGAPAVVDPLIFDGEVFAHTELMTRTGDGIALHGVGGPGPVATALRMTVAAALLAEQSIRVAPLLSVYSGTGPHTVALADTRPLYRARRRRTTAILDEHSSELLPVQWGDPRFRACRQCPTCVAARAEARDLLLVAGMDLPTRAALRAAGVTTIDSLTTRAVAAPEIPARVLARLRAQAVVQLRQEHSGRGEYVATDSAALDMLPPATPGDLALQVEEIASGHLRIEIAACGGVRLTREIPLESPSGQLAPERRRERRAAGRRAFTDILVALTEPLLTDPDLHIYHYTVAARTFLLHAAAHLGTGEETVDGLLRTGKLVDLYPIFRGAFVAGAQNYTLPAIAAVIGAPSGGSGGTTVLRLADRLRGHTSPPATVAPTGQIETLDRLLRETPPAQPSSTEAALAEFAARRETADPAEPHRVAESTAALLGYHRREHQLAWWAHIDRLTYPLGEWTAEPGVLVADSAAVDTKWHIGPGDTVRRFLRLTGRLAGPSPAPGTAVRVVYEPAVRAPRAIRTCGTATVLGCSVEADLADTVRLEETLAPGAEPHSELPVALVPAPPLPPGAAVDAIEDIGRQLLVTLPAIPGTALFDLLARRPPRFRTAPRVLGGPGLPSAEDDPRSAIIAALRDLDRSCLGLQAPTGTGRTAILADVLAALVTEDNWRIGIVAPTAAPVENLLDAVVRAGVLPELVAKSKAVAVAPEWLVLEPERYPRFLANAIRGCVVGGTPADFTDPVRIPRDSLDLLVIADANAFPLATTAAVSVSARNLLLTGDPVARYDPDPGPHPEPVRTPALTWFAGGHTTLPPTHGYFLGLTRRLHPVLSDTLSHLYFEDRLRAAPAPARSADSVEPGIATVLVDHHGNSTAADTEAREVLQQIRDLLGRRWDDGTGLRPLQPHDIVVVSPHRAQVSRIRTQLARARFEEVLVGTPELLRGREAAVVLVSLAASSPEDSPVPVGTLLSPALVHDSVGRARRRAVFVRSALLTEFLPETLEELANISRFIRLGND